A single window of Gossypium hirsutum isolate 1008001.06 chromosome A10, Gossypium_hirsutum_v2.1, whole genome shotgun sequence DNA harbors:
- the LOC107937173 gene encoding ABC transporter G family member 28 isoform X2 produces MQRVCTAAEAIFYFDTFFKGSNGNTLKPNRNCNLTSWVSGCEPGWACRTPSNEPADLENSQVIPSRTNACQPCCEGFFCPRGLTCMIPCPLGSHCPVAKLNDQTGICEPYSYQLPPGKQNHTCGGANVWADIRSSGEVFCSAGSYCPTTVQKEPCSKGHYCRTGSTSEKRCFKLTSCNSSTSTQDLHAYGIMLIVATVTLLLIIYNCSDQVLTTRERRLAKAREAAARSARETAKARKRWIAAKNAAKKHASELQSHISQKFSFKKSTKDPEELKILDRTRFEEDEDLYAPVYTSASSESLSSSAASKGQMHEIEDDIEKHDIFDVSSHDRKSKGHTTKGKQPHTNSQIFKYAYAELEKEKAKQEENKNLTFSGVVSMATNPETRKRPLIEVSFKDLTLTLKGKDKHLLRCVTGKIKPGRITAVMGPSGAGKTTFISALAGKAMGCKMTGLILINGKNESIRSYRKIIGYVPQDDIVHGNLTVEENLWFNAKCRLPAHLSKPDKVLVVERVIEALGLQMVRDSLVGTVEKRGISGGQRKRVNVGLEMVMEPSLLILDEPTSGLDSASSLQLLRALRHEALEGVNICMVLHQPSYSLFQMFDDLVLLAKGGFTVYHGSAKKAEQYFAGLGIHVPDRVNPPDHFIDILEGIVKPSQSSGVNYKELPVRWMLHNGYPVPPELQQTAARISMPSASPDLSDGISPHAGIDERSFAGELWQDVRTTVEIHRDTIRHNFLKFKDLSSRRTPGVLWQYRYFLGRLGKQRMREAKVQATDYLILLLAGACLGTIGKTGEENFGAIGYTYTIIAVSLLCKIAALRSFSLDKLQYLRERASGMSSLAYFLAKDTIDHFNTVIKPLVYLSMFFFFTNPRSSFAENYVVLLCLVYCVTGIGYAFAIFFHPGSAQLWSVLVPVVLTLVATRTQDNEVLKKISNLCYPKWALEAFVIANAKKYYGVWLITRCGALMKSDYNLHEWTLCIGILILTGIISRLIAFFGMITFRKK; encoded by the exons ATGCAGCGTGTGTGCACAGCAGCGGAGGCTATATTCTACTTCGATACCTTTTTCAAAGGTTCAAATGGCAATACTTTGAAGCCTAACAGGAACTGTAATTTAACCTCATGGGTTTCCGGTTGTGAGCCTGGATGGGCTTGTAGAACACCTTCAAATGAGCCGGCTGACCTTGAAAATTCTCAGGTTATTCCTTCTAGGACTAATGCTTGTCAACCATGTTGTGAGGGATTTTTCTGCCCTCGTGGTCTTACGTGCATGATTC CTTGTCCATTGGGTTCCCATTGTCCGGTTGCAAAACTGAATGATCAAACTGGCATATGCGAGCC ATATTCTTACCAGTTGCCTCCTGGAAAGCAAAACCATACTTGCGGAGGGGCCAATGTATGGGCTGATATTCGTAGCAGTGGTGAGGTGTTCTGTTCTGCAGGGTCATATTGTCCAACAACAGTCCAGAAAGAGCCTTGCAGTAAAGG ACATTACTGCAGGACGGGTTCAACGTCTGAGAAAC GCTGCTTCAAGTTGACTTCTTGCAATTCAAGCACATCAACTCAAGATCTGCATGCCTATGGAATTATGCTTATA GTTGCTACTGTTACTTTACTCCTTATTATCTACAACTGTTCAGACCAAGTTCTCACCACGAGGGAAAGAAGACTAGCCAAAGCCCGAGAAGCAGCAGCAAGAAGTGCAAGGGAGACAGCTAAAGCACGGAAGAGGTGGATAGCTGCTAAGAATGCTGCTAAGAAGCATGCAAGTGAACTGCAAAGTCATATTTCgcagaaattttcttttaaaaaatccaCAAAAGATCCTGAGGAACTTAAAATATTGGATCGAACAAggtttgaagaagatgaagacttaTATGCTCCTGTTTATACGAGTGCTTCAAGTGAGTCTCTATCGTCATCTGCAGCATCCAAGGGGCAGATGCATGAAATTGAAGATGACATTGAGAAGCATGACATATTTGATGTCAGCAGCCATGATAGAAAATCTAAAGGTCATACTACAAAGGGAAAGCAGCCTCATACTAATAGCCAGATTTTTAAGTATGCATACGCTGAACTCGAGAAAGAGAAAGCAAAGCAAGAAGAAAATAAGAATCTTACATTCTCGGGAGTGGTTTCTATGGCAACTAATCCTGAAACCAGGAAAAGGCCTCTGATTGAGGTCTCTTTCAAAGACCTTACACTCACTTTGAAAGGAAAAGACAAGCATCTTTTGAGGTGTGTTACTGGAAAAATTAAGCCCGGTCGCATCACTGCTGTGATGGGCCCTTCTGGTGCTGGGAAAACAACATTTATTTCTGCTCTAGCTGGAAAGGCAATGGGTTGCAAGATGACTGGTTTGATTCTTATAAATGGAAAAAATGAGTCAATCCGCTCGTATAGGAAAATAATTGGTTATGTGCCACAAGATGACATCGTGCATGGGAACTTGACAGTGGAAGAGAATCTATGGTTCAATGCAAAGTGCAG ACTGCCTGCTCATTTATCAAAGCCAGATAAAGTTCTTGTTGTTGAAAGAGTTATAGAGGCTTTGGGGCTTCAGATGGTGCGTGATTCCTTGGTGGGAACTGTAGAGAAGCGAGGTATCTCAGGAGGCCAGAGGAAGCGAGTAAATGTCGGACTGGAAATGGTCATGGAACCTTCACTTTTGATCTTGGATGAACCTACATCTGGTTTGGACAGCGCATCCTCTTTGCAACTTCTTCGAGCACTTCGACATGAAGCTCTTGAAGGTGTAAACATCTGCATGGTGCTTCATCAACCGAG CTATTCGTTGTTCCAAATGTTTGATGATCTAGTCCTTTTGGCGAAAGGAGGATTCACAGTCTACCATGGTTCAGCAAAGAAAGCGGAACAATACTTTGCAGGCCTCGGGATCCATGTCCCAGATCGTGTTAATCCTCCAGACCACTTCATTGACATTTTAGAGGGTATAGTAAAACCAAGTCAAAGCTCGGGCGTGAACTATAAAGAGCTTCCGGTTAGGTGGATGCTTCACAATGGCTACCCGGTGCCCCCTGAACTGCAGCAAACTGCTGCTCGGATTTCTATGCCCTCAGCAAGTCCAGATCTTTCAGATGGGATAAGTCCTCATGCTGGAATAGATGAAAGATCTTTTGCTGGAGAGTTATGGCAAGATGTCAGGACTACTGTCGAGATACATCGGGATACCATACGCCACAATTTCTTGAAGTTTAAGGACTTATCGAGCCGGAGAACTCCGGGTGTACTCTGGCAATACAGATACTTTCTCGGAAG GCTTGGTAAGCAGCGAATGAGGGAAGCCAAAGTACAAGCAACTGATTATCTGATCTTACTGCTTGCTGGGGCCTGCTTAGGAACAATAGGTAAAACAGGCGAAGAAAACTTTGGGGCCATTGGTTATACGTATACCATAATCGCAGTCT CTCTTCTATGCAAAATAGCTGCTTTGAGATCATTTTCACTCGATAAACTACAATATTTGAGAGAAAGAGCATCTGGCATGAGCAGCTTGGCTTACTTTTTGGCCAAAGACACAATCGACCATTTCAATACTGTGATCAAGCCCCTGGTGTATCTCTCTATGTTCTTTTTCTTCACGAATCCAAGATCTTCATTCGCGGAAAATTACGTTGTCCTGCTGTGCCTAGTGTACTGTGTGACCGGTATAGGTTACGCATTTGCCATCTTCTTTCATCCTGGTTCTGCACAACTG TGGTCGGTTCTTGTTCCAGTTGTTTTGACTCTCGTTGCCACTCGGACTCAAGATAATGAAGTTTTGAAAAAGATATCTAATTTGTGTTATCCCAAGTGGGCTTTGGAAGCTTTCGTGATAGCAAACGCCAAAAA GTACTACGGAGTGTGGTTAATTACTCGATGTGGAGCCCTTATGAAAAGCGATTATAATCTACACGAATGGACTCTTTGTATAGGCATCCTCATTCTCACCGGCATAATCAGCCGTTTAATTGCGTTTTTTGGTATGATTACATTCCGAAAGAAGTGA
- the LOC107937173 gene encoding ABC transporter G family member 24 isoform X1, with protein MLKMGLKKLKICSLWSVSIWGFVVLSLLVNMVQCQNFNDYEVNNPDVLPLVTTLVNSRLSNLTTVLSKDISEQASFCIKDPEAEWNKAFNFSSNLDFLASCIEKTQGSIMQRVCTAAEAIFYFDTFFKGSNGNTLKPNRNCNLTSWVSGCEPGWACRTPSNEPADLENSQVIPSRTNACQPCCEGFFCPRGLTCMIPCPLGSHCPVAKLNDQTGICEPYSYQLPPGKQNHTCGGANVWADIRSSGEVFCSAGSYCPTTVQKEPCSKGHYCRTGSTSEKRCFKLTSCNSSTSTQDLHAYGIMLIVATVTLLLIIYNCSDQVLTTRERRLAKAREAAARSARETAKARKRWIAAKNAAKKHASELQSHISQKFSFKKSTKDPEELKILDRTRFEEDEDLYAPVYTSASSESLSSSAASKGQMHEIEDDIEKHDIFDVSSHDRKSKGHTTKGKQPHTNSQIFKYAYAELEKEKAKQEENKNLTFSGVVSMATNPETRKRPLIEVSFKDLTLTLKGKDKHLLRCVTGKIKPGRITAVMGPSGAGKTTFISALAGKAMGCKMTGLILINGKNESIRSYRKIIGYVPQDDIVHGNLTVEENLWFNAKCRLPAHLSKPDKVLVVERVIEALGLQMVRDSLVGTVEKRGISGGQRKRVNVGLEMVMEPSLLILDEPTSGLDSASSLQLLRALRHEALEGVNICMVLHQPSYSLFQMFDDLVLLAKGGFTVYHGSAKKAEQYFAGLGIHVPDRVNPPDHFIDILEGIVKPSQSSGVNYKELPVRWMLHNGYPVPPELQQTAARISMPSASPDLSDGISPHAGIDERSFAGELWQDVRTTVEIHRDTIRHNFLKFKDLSSRRTPGVLWQYRYFLGRLGKQRMREAKVQATDYLILLLAGACLGTIGKTGEENFGAIGYTYTIIAVSLLCKIAALRSFSLDKLQYLRERASGMSSLAYFLAKDTIDHFNTVIKPLVYLSMFFFFTNPRSSFAENYVVLLCLVYCVTGIGYAFAIFFHPGSAQLWSVLVPVVLTLVATRTQDNEVLKKISNLCYPKWALEAFVIANAKKYYGVWLITRCGALMKSDYNLHEWTLCIGILILTGIISRLIAFFGMITFRKK; from the exons ATGCTGAAAATGGGgttgaaaaagttaaaaatttgctCTTTATGGTCAGTTTCAATCTGGGGCTTTGTAGTTTTGAGTTTATTGGTAAACATGGTACAATGTCAAAATTTCAATGATTATGAAGTGAACAACCCAGATGTTCTTCCTCTTGTTACAACCCTTGTTAATAGCAGGCTTTCTAATCTTACCACTGTTCTTAGTAAGGATATCAGTGAACAAGCCAGTTTCTGCATAAAGGACCC GGAAGCTGAATGGAATAAAGcatttaatttttcttcaaatttggaCTTTTTGGCTTCATGTATTGAAAAAACTCAAG GAAGTATTATGCAGCGTGTGTGCACAGCAGCGGAGGCTATATTCTACTTCGATACCTTTTTCAAAGGTTCAAATGGCAATACTTTGAAGCCTAACAGGAACTGTAATTTAACCTCATGGGTTTCCGGTTGTGAGCCTGGATGGGCTTGTAGAACACCTTCAAATGAGCCGGCTGACCTTGAAAATTCTCAGGTTATTCCTTCTAGGACTAATGCTTGTCAACCATGTTGTGAGGGATTTTTCTGCCCTCGTGGTCTTACGTGCATGATTC CTTGTCCATTGGGTTCCCATTGTCCGGTTGCAAAACTGAATGATCAAACTGGCATATGCGAGCC ATATTCTTACCAGTTGCCTCCTGGAAAGCAAAACCATACTTGCGGAGGGGCCAATGTATGGGCTGATATTCGTAGCAGTGGTGAGGTGTTCTGTTCTGCAGGGTCATATTGTCCAACAACAGTCCAGAAAGAGCCTTGCAGTAAAGG ACATTACTGCAGGACGGGTTCAACGTCTGAGAAAC GCTGCTTCAAGTTGACTTCTTGCAATTCAAGCACATCAACTCAAGATCTGCATGCCTATGGAATTATGCTTATA GTTGCTACTGTTACTTTACTCCTTATTATCTACAACTGTTCAGACCAAGTTCTCACCACGAGGGAAAGAAGACTAGCCAAAGCCCGAGAAGCAGCAGCAAGAAGTGCAAGGGAGACAGCTAAAGCACGGAAGAGGTGGATAGCTGCTAAGAATGCTGCTAAGAAGCATGCAAGTGAACTGCAAAGTCATATTTCgcagaaattttcttttaaaaaatccaCAAAAGATCCTGAGGAACTTAAAATATTGGATCGAACAAggtttgaagaagatgaagacttaTATGCTCCTGTTTATACGAGTGCTTCAAGTGAGTCTCTATCGTCATCTGCAGCATCCAAGGGGCAGATGCATGAAATTGAAGATGACATTGAGAAGCATGACATATTTGATGTCAGCAGCCATGATAGAAAATCTAAAGGTCATACTACAAAGGGAAAGCAGCCTCATACTAATAGCCAGATTTTTAAGTATGCATACGCTGAACTCGAGAAAGAGAAAGCAAAGCAAGAAGAAAATAAGAATCTTACATTCTCGGGAGTGGTTTCTATGGCAACTAATCCTGAAACCAGGAAAAGGCCTCTGATTGAGGTCTCTTTCAAAGACCTTACACTCACTTTGAAAGGAAAAGACAAGCATCTTTTGAGGTGTGTTACTGGAAAAATTAAGCCCGGTCGCATCACTGCTGTGATGGGCCCTTCTGGTGCTGGGAAAACAACATTTATTTCTGCTCTAGCTGGAAAGGCAATGGGTTGCAAGATGACTGGTTTGATTCTTATAAATGGAAAAAATGAGTCAATCCGCTCGTATAGGAAAATAATTGGTTATGTGCCACAAGATGACATCGTGCATGGGAACTTGACAGTGGAAGAGAATCTATGGTTCAATGCAAAGTGCAG ACTGCCTGCTCATTTATCAAAGCCAGATAAAGTTCTTGTTGTTGAAAGAGTTATAGAGGCTTTGGGGCTTCAGATGGTGCGTGATTCCTTGGTGGGAACTGTAGAGAAGCGAGGTATCTCAGGAGGCCAGAGGAAGCGAGTAAATGTCGGACTGGAAATGGTCATGGAACCTTCACTTTTGATCTTGGATGAACCTACATCTGGTTTGGACAGCGCATCCTCTTTGCAACTTCTTCGAGCACTTCGACATGAAGCTCTTGAAGGTGTAAACATCTGCATGGTGCTTCATCAACCGAG CTATTCGTTGTTCCAAATGTTTGATGATCTAGTCCTTTTGGCGAAAGGAGGATTCACAGTCTACCATGGTTCAGCAAAGAAAGCGGAACAATACTTTGCAGGCCTCGGGATCCATGTCCCAGATCGTGTTAATCCTCCAGACCACTTCATTGACATTTTAGAGGGTATAGTAAAACCAAGTCAAAGCTCGGGCGTGAACTATAAAGAGCTTCCGGTTAGGTGGATGCTTCACAATGGCTACCCGGTGCCCCCTGAACTGCAGCAAACTGCTGCTCGGATTTCTATGCCCTCAGCAAGTCCAGATCTTTCAGATGGGATAAGTCCTCATGCTGGAATAGATGAAAGATCTTTTGCTGGAGAGTTATGGCAAGATGTCAGGACTACTGTCGAGATACATCGGGATACCATACGCCACAATTTCTTGAAGTTTAAGGACTTATCGAGCCGGAGAACTCCGGGTGTACTCTGGCAATACAGATACTTTCTCGGAAG GCTTGGTAAGCAGCGAATGAGGGAAGCCAAAGTACAAGCAACTGATTATCTGATCTTACTGCTTGCTGGGGCCTGCTTAGGAACAATAGGTAAAACAGGCGAAGAAAACTTTGGGGCCATTGGTTATACGTATACCATAATCGCAGTCT CTCTTCTATGCAAAATAGCTGCTTTGAGATCATTTTCACTCGATAAACTACAATATTTGAGAGAAAGAGCATCTGGCATGAGCAGCTTGGCTTACTTTTTGGCCAAAGACACAATCGACCATTTCAATACTGTGATCAAGCCCCTGGTGTATCTCTCTATGTTCTTTTTCTTCACGAATCCAAGATCTTCATTCGCGGAAAATTACGTTGTCCTGCTGTGCCTAGTGTACTGTGTGACCGGTATAGGTTACGCATTTGCCATCTTCTTTCATCCTGGTTCTGCACAACTG TGGTCGGTTCTTGTTCCAGTTGTTTTGACTCTCGTTGCCACTCGGACTCAAGATAATGAAGTTTTGAAAAAGATATCTAATTTGTGTTATCCCAAGTGGGCTTTGGAAGCTTTCGTGATAGCAAACGCCAAAAA GTACTACGGAGTGTGGTTAATTACTCGATGTGGAGCCCTTATGAAAAGCGATTATAATCTACACGAATGGACTCTTTGTATAGGCATCCTCATTCTCACCGGCATAATCAGCCGTTTAATTGCGTTTTTTGGTATGATTACATTCCGAAAGAAGTGA